The DNA sequence taaataattaagaaaagacatatatatatatatatgtatattaaagcATTTAAACGAAAGCTATATAAtaggtatataaaaaatgaataatataaatatattttctatttatttaaatattattaattaattttttcttaaatgctggaaagcatattttttatatactccTAAGAACTATACTATTCTTTTGATATTCACTAATTGTAGCATTAAATATGTTGAATATTTCATGCAATTTGCCATGATTATCGAATTAGCAACAATAAAAgccttattttgttaataatatgtgttagtttttttattgtataagCAGTAtccttattttctttttaagttAATTTTTGGATTGAGTTATTTCTTTACCTTTTTCTAGTGAgtgtaatgtatatatattagcatCGTCTAAATAAACGTATTAGAGAATTCTAATTATGGAAATgattaaagaaatattagtTAATTATTCTTCAagtgttttaatttttgtatttatccttatataaagaatttttCTTTCCATACCTCCATACACAAAAAATTAGTTAATTAATAAgcataatgtaatatatccCCTGGATTGCTTATCAATTTGCTTGTCCAATATTCTAtagaattttaaatttaggataatagcatatatatatatatatgcatcttaaattagtatttttttgtggatatatattttgcaagaaatgtatgtatgtctATTGCGAGCTTTGTTTTCCCTATATGGCattaataagtaaaatacattatatatattattagtgatattctaaaatttaaaaagttaataaattaataaatttaacacTTTTGcgataatttatatgttttatgattatatataatgtaatagtACGATTCTTTTTATCATCATATCTATTACGTATTTACAAAAGGTTATTGCTTTGattaaacttttaaaaaatatttcttaaaccTTTAACGAACTACTAAAAATTTCGCAATAGGTGAAAAGgtgaagtaaaataatatattttattaatttatctttAGTAGAAGATATATAGGAATATaaagtatttattaatagatgttatataattgtgGTACATTGGTGTTTTATTCGTTTATCCACTCATTTGACCAAatgaatatgcatataattttatatatctatttattgacttagtaaatatttaacaaataaatgaaatatttatgaattctTTACACTTAATTGTATACACTAAAGTAGTTTATAATACCACATAATACAATTTAAAacagaaaatttaaatgaatgaattatatggaaaatataCCCCTTTAACACAATCGTTcaattaaagaaaatgttacatgaaacatattttctaatttaaaaaattcataaattactttttttttttttatattttttcaaattaatgttcgacaaaaatgtatataaaacattattaATAAGGGTATATCTAATAGTTCtctaaatatatgtgttattTTAACTGCTgagtaatattataatttggtCATCCCAAGagtatatctatatttacACTTAAACTGAACTTACACAATAACTAACAAATgtgaataatttttctttttaaatactttatttttaaacaatataataataggtaatactatattatatatgattagcagaaaagaattttttggaaaaaatattaaatttggaTATTTTTCgaatatgttaattttttcatataatattatattctttaggacataaaaaatgtgaagtatttaataattatgtgcacatttttataaaaataaattttgtatatcactacatactttaaaaaataaagaaaatatttttatcatcgCCATTTCAATTTAACTTCAAACTATAATGTAAAGCAAGCATACAAATAAGTCTgaggaaaaattttaacttaaatattaataaattaatggaTTAATTGGTTCATTTgatatacttaatatattgaagcataacatatttaaagtaataaacaaaaataagccaggattataaaaataatttacatatcTAATGGTAATTGTATGATGACTATGATTAGAAATTATGaagcatataatttatgGAATTTAACATATGGAGATTACCGAAatctaaaataaataatctaacataataagaaaaaatttttaaaaaagtatttaaggaagatatatttaaacaaaaataattaaagcattttatttacattatgcAATGTCcattattgtattattagGTAATTCTGTGTAATCTCATGAGTGACAATAAGGTAATCTTACAGATGTTAATACCTCTAACCAAAGAAGTATATAACGTAATAAGTAAATtataagaacaaaataaataaaaattaacatatgataccttttgaaaaaatatgcaatactattatttttttttattcaatgTAAAAGGaagtattattataagttttatttttttttctaaagaaACTTCATTAAGAAAACATACTTTTATtcgcatttttattttgcactTAAACaagttatattaatattagcataataaaataatttatttatgtagcAAAACAAAGGCATAGTATGAGAACCAGCAAGTTatgcaaacaaaaaaacaaaaaataaaatgaaattatataaaatataaatgtaatatgtaacataaaaaatatttattttctcttatgcataaaattgacagaaaataaatcttctttccatgtatattaatatatacaatatagtttgtaatgttattttcttaattttcatatgttataattttattaaaacatgCTAATAATCGACTTATACCCgaatttcaatattttatacatttttatttttaaaacacggaatgttttatacatatatatatactatatatgtatttaaaaaaataagaaaacattctctaatattttcttaatttactgatataataaattatgttttagttcatttatcattaaacaatagaaaatgtataaaaaggattaaataatacatacaaattATGCCTCATAATAATGTTcgttttaaatatttttttagtttctatgaaaaattaaataaatattgcaaatatatttccaaaatttaatattaaactaTATCTAAATTATGCTAATTGCCTTTTAGTTAtcttcaaaataatatttttattatgcgggaaaaataaaaatgtttttattcttctttttaagcGAATGAAcatattaatgtttttattaaaaattattgatCTGATTAGTTTATTTTATGCATACACGCATTGatgaaaaacataatatacaCTATGTGAACTGTAATaatgtaacaaaaaaaacaatatcgACTTACAATTCATTGTGGTCATTAATACAGGTGAATTATTTGTactatagttatatatatatatagggtgccaaaaaattaatgaaaatataaataaaataaatatattccaagtaaaattctttataatattgaaaacaatttatttgtttgtgttatatttattcttttcttcaaatattcttctttatatttacatatttataaattttgtaatatacgCTCGGCTAATTATGGTAATGCAGGTATAATATTATAGCGTATTCCACATAATAGGGTAAAAGATAATGTTTTAATGGAGTTATACTTATTtatggaaaaattatttctaaaaaaggaaatttgttaattttactGAGATACCATATTAagatacatacaaatatttaaaagaataaaagtgcttgaaaatgtatatattacatggcattgcaatttttaattttttattttaaaaattatattttctattaaagCAAATTGGATAATAATACTTAATTACATatggacatatatatatatatatatatatatatatatatatatatatatatatatatatatatgcatatatgtatatagtaTAATGTTTAGCTATAATACATTTcgtattttttactatttactATTATACCACATCAATGTTAAAGTTATTTAGATTTtaattaacaatattaatgtaataaaaacaatacagttttaattatttaatctAGGAAATACATTGTTAAACGGAAAGTAAATTATAGAAATGGCAGCTGTggattatgtatattttcatttttagttGAAATAATGATAGTGActctttatttaaatactatttttcatatataacatGAGAAACAATCATTCTTTATAAGAagaatttatgtatttatgtaattcttttttcaggatgaaattttaaaagactCAAATCCATATAAGATATATGAAGAATTGAATAAACAGGTAAAAAATGCAACAGATGGTCAATATTGTAGTGAATTTGAAAATGTAGAACAAGATTACAGAGATAAATCTGTTAAACTTTGTAAAAAAGTAACAAATCTTTTAGAATTTGTATATGAAAAGGATAAATCGAAAGATTTTAAGGACTATTGTTCACATTATAAATACTGGGTATATCaagaaataaacaaattgTTTAATGAACACTCATCAAAAAGTGATATCGACGATGTTATTaagaaatttaataaattacagACTGTCCTTTTCACTAAGCACAAGAAACGTGATTGTTCTTATAGATTTGATTATAATACCTTTGAGGGattgaaatataatatcGAAGAAAAGTATTTGtatgattattttaaaaactatAACACTATAAAAAGTAGTGAAACttgtaaaaaatgtaacaacagtaaatataaagaataccTCAAATTTATcagtgatatatataacaatgtGAAAGAAGACTGTTGTTTGTATGGGACATCAGTATgtgataattattttttgactTGCGATGATAAGTTTGATCCAAGGAAACTCTTATCGGCATTGCTATCTAAAGGTAGTGTCAATTGTGATGGACTAAGTAATATTACATCTAATTTTGAtgaggaaaaattaaattctaTGGTAACAGATCCAAAAATTCTAAACTCAATTACTTATGGTACATGCTTTAATCTGAATAATCACGAACTTACATCAAGTAATGCAAAATACCCACATTGTAGTTTATTAGCAACATCTGTGACGTTAAATAGAAGTGTGCCTACAGATGGAAATGCTGGAAGAGCTTTGCTTGATAGTGGATCCCCCCTGGATGGTGTGAATTTATTGACAGGGGATGGTCAGGTTGGAGAAAATTCACCACAAGAAGCTGCATCACAAGGTGAACCTCGTACAAAAACAAGAGGAGGGGATTCTCATAGCCCAGAAGAACTAAAGCAGGAGGCAACTGCTGAGGAAGATGCACCTGATACTTTTAGATGGAAATTTGACGGGGGAGGAACACTACAGTGTCAGACTAAAAGCAGAggtaaaaatgaagaagtaCTTTGCGAGTACATGGATGTATTAATTGAAGGAACCTTTGCTACACACATGAAAGATACTAAAAGTTACAAAGTGAAGGCTGGAATTTCATGGACAGAAGATGATTTAAAACCAGCGCGCGAAATAGTGAGGAAAAGGAGGTCAGCTAATgaatcaaatatattaaacaacATTTTTTTCCGTATTTCTACTGCAGTTACTCTAGTAATgggaattatttttatattttaccttttttttaaagtaaatacaaaattattttatgctgtatgtatacattattaGTCACcatttataacatatttttcttaaaatattgtaattgtgaaataaacatattatacatgttttttactttcatatatatattagtttaCTCCCTTCGGATCACGTTTACGTAGacatagaaaaagaaaacaaaggTATAGACTTGATTTTGCCGATTTAAGTACACGCAAACGACCAAGACGCTTCTTAAAACGTACTTATAGACATTCTGACAGGAGGAGATTTAACGTAGTAAATATAGAAGATGAGCTTCTTTCATCAA is a window from the Plasmodium malariae genome assembly, contig: PmUG01_00_17, whole genome shotgun sequence genome containing:
- the PmUG01_00037000 gene encoding PIR protein; this translates as MAAVDYDEILKDSNPYKIYEELNKQVKNATDGQYCSEFENVEQDYRDKSVKLCKKVTNLLEFVYEKDKSKDFKDYCSHYKYWVYQEINKLFNEHSSKSDIDDVIKKFNKLQTVLFTKHKKRDCSYRFDYNTFEGLKYNIEEKYLYDYFKNYNTIKSSETCKKCNNSKYKEYLKFISDIYNNVKEDCCLYGTSVCDNYFLTCDDKFDPRKLLSALLSKGSVNCDGLSNITSNFDEEKLNSMVTDPKILNSITYGTCFNLNNHELTSSNAKYPHCSLLATSVTLNRSVPTDGNAGRALLDSGSPLDGVNLLTGDGQVGENSPQEAASQGEPRTKTRGGDSHSPEELKQEATAEEDAPDTFRWKFDGGGTLQCQTKSRGKNEEVLCEYMDVLIEGTFATHMKDTKSYKVKAGISWTEDDLKPAREIVRKRRSANESNILNNIFFRISTAVTLVMGIIFIFYLFFKFTPFGSRLRRHRKRKQRYRLDFADLSTRKRPRRFLKRTYRHSDRRRFNVVNIEDELLSSNDLRNIN